A stretch of DNA from Schizosaccharomyces osmophilus chromosome 2, complete sequence:
TTCTTGCTCATTACATTTCGTTAATGTGTTTAGTAAGGTGCTGTGTCTTGCAAAACTAAATTGGTTAACGAGGTTGTAGCATATCGCAATTCCAGTACTTTCCTGCTTCCTTTCTCTCCGCTAgaatttgcttcttttaccaaaatttgcaaaagaaatgctGGCACCTACGGCGGCCGTAAACGGCATTCCtccaaaaggaaatggtATGGAACAGTATTTGAATGGAAGTAGGGAGCTGACAATGCCAATAGAAGACGATGTGATGATTGATACAACCGGCAACACAAATGAAGTTACTGAAACAAGAGGCGACAGCACAATGGACATTGAAGGTGCTCCTAAATTCGCACCTGTACAGccaaaaacagaaaaaaagcgTAGCTTGAAGCCTCAAACGAGGAAGGTTCCTATTCCTCCTCACAGAATGACTCCTCTTCGAAATGTATGGCCCAAGCTTTATCCACCTTTGGTTGAGCATTTATTCCTTCAAGTTCGTATGAACGTTAAAGCTAGAGCAGTGGAATTACGCGAAAGCAAGGCTACGAATGATCCTGGCGCCTTGCAAAAGGGAATGGATTTTGTGCAAGCATTTGCCCTCGGTTTTGACGTTGACGATGCAATCGCTCTCTTGCGTCTAGATGATTTATATATTGACACCTTTGAAATCAAGGATGTGAAAACTTTGCAGGGTGATCACTTGAGTCGTGCCATTGGTCGTATTGCTGGACAAGCAGGAAAAACCAAGTTTGCTATCGAAAATGCTTCTCGTACAAGAATTGTGTTGGCAGATAGCAAAATTCACATTTTAGGCGGTTACAGCAATCTTCGTATTGCCAAGGATGCAATCGTCTCCTTAATTCTCGGTTCTCCTCCTGGTAAAGTGTATGCTAATCTACGGAGTGCCGCTGCTCGAGCTAAAGAGCGTTTTTAATTGCATGTAAAGATGACAAATATGTGGATTTTTAGAAATATAGCAGATATTTTACGTGGATTccctctttttcttcacatTCTGATATGGAATTGGGAAATTAAAGAACTGAAATCACAAATTACGAGCTTTGGATAAAagtctttattttcatttctctaaaatgtttttattctattttgGACAGGGTTGATTCTATTATTTAGTTTTGGGTTTATTAATGTTAAAACGGAATATTCCATATACTTAATGGattgttttgaataatcAATTATCAATAATTCTTATAGCAAGTCTCATACTGTAAgcttttctctctttttgtaatttctaTCAAAATTGTAAATAGATTCTTGTGTTCTTTGCTtagttttttggttttcctttccatcACTCTACTCACCTTTCTACCACATATAGCAACTTGCTCAAGTTTGGAAACCAGCTGGTGCTGCTGCTGTCTTGAGACAAGCAAGTCTGTGTaaactttttccttctttctttgctaaACATACTtttattatctttttttttttatgaattttgaTGGGAACACATCTTGTTAAAAAAGgactttatttttgttacATCTACTAGTTGTTTGAATAATCGTGTCGCATAAAACATGAGTGATCTGAATCGAGATGAACAGCTTGCATTTTTAGAATGTATGGgaaaattgcaaaaagaacTGGATTCAAGTTTCCAGCGGTATGAAAGATTATCGCAAACGACCAAAGAACTCCAGGTATGTTTGCTTGCTTTATTTATCTTGGTTTTATGTAAATCAGTCATTATCTAACAATACGTAAGGAACAATTGAATCAAGCTAAATCAAAAACTCAACACTCCATTCGTGTTTCATCGATTGGGACATCCCATTCTAATGAAACGTTGCTCCCTAATATGGAGCTTATAGAGCTACGAGCAGAAAACGCAACCCTCAAACAAGATGCCCGTAATTTTGAGCAAATATCCAGTAACTACGCGaaaggaatggaagaaatgGTTGGGTTCGTCTCTTCTTATACGGTAAGTTTGACCTCTACGTCTCAGAaatgattcaaaaaagcaacaacAAATGTTTTTGTACTAACATTTGGAAGGAGAAAATGAACATGAAAGTGAAGATAGTGCACGATGAATACTTGAAAATGTACGATGCTTTGGCTGCAGAGCGTATGTCCTTCTCAAAGAAGAACTATAAGGATGTACAGGCGTTGGATAAAGTCAAAGGATGGTTACTTCAAGcattagaagaaaatccTTAACCATCACAAGAAATGCTGAGAAGC
This window harbors:
- the pno1 gene encoding KH domain RNA-binding protein Pno1 codes for the protein MLAPTAAVNGIPPKGNEDDVMIDTTGNTNEVTETRGDSTMDIEGAPKFAPVQPKTEKKRSLKPQTRKVPIPPHRMTPLRNVWPKLYPPLVEHLFLQVRMNVKARAVELRESKATNDPGALQKGMDFVQAFALGFDVDDAIALLRLDDLYIDTFEIKDVKTLQGDHLSRAIGRIAGQAGKTKFAIENASRTRIVLADSKIHILGGYSNLRIAKDAIVSLILGSPPGKVYANLRSAAARAKERF
- the csc4 gene encoding SIP/FAR complex subunit Csc4 codes for the protein MSDLNRDEQLAFLECMGKLQKELDSSFQRYERLSQTTKELQEQLNQAKSKTQHSIRVSSIGTSHSNETLLPNMELIELRAENATLKQDARNFEQISSNYAKGMEEMVGFVSSYTEKMNMKVKIVHDEYLKMYDALAAERMSFSKKNYKDVQALDKVKGWLLQALEENP